The following is a genomic window from Prosthecobacter debontii.
TAGGTGCATAATAAGGAGTCGTTGAGTTCATGCTTGTATGCGAACATGGCAGGCCGTGAAGGGTCTGATGGTTCAGGTAACTGTGCGAACATGAGCGACGAGCGGAGAGGGCGGTTCAAACTCCAAAAGACCTAACTTGGGCAAGCCCAGGATGGTCAAGCGCACGCACGAACACGCACTCCCCGTGGCCCAGGCAGGGGTGGCCACCCCTGCCTGGGCCAACTCATCGCAGAGACGGAAGCAAAGCTTCCCTCAGGCAATCAAGCAACATACAAGCGCACGCGTCCTCGCGTGCAGTCAGCGGCGTCTCGCCGCTGACTTTTCTTGAGGTTGGTTGATCCCTAAAACTGAGATCGAAGAACGGTTTCCCGCGAGGACGCGTGAAACTGCACGCGAGACGCGTACGCTCCATGATGATCCTCCCCTTCACACATCCGTCGCTTGCCAGAGGCCGGATTTGAACCGAAAGGCTGCTCGACGACCGCATGACCACCGCCCATCTCGCCTACTACCTGCACGACCTGAGCCCCTACGTCATCCGCTTCTCGGACAGCTTTGCCGTGCATTGGTATGGCCTGGCTTATGTGCTGGGGTTTTATCTGGCTTACCGCGTGATGTTGTTTTTAGCCCAGCGCGGACTCTCCGAGATCAAACCGGCGCAAGTGGCGGACTTTATCACCATGGTGGCGCTCTTCGGCGTTGTGCTGGGTGGGCGTCTCGGTTACATGCTGCTCTATGATTGGGATCACTTCATCCGTGAGCCCTGGACGCTCTTCTTGCTGAATCGTGGGGGCATGGCCAGCCATGGTGGCATCGTTGGCGTGGCACTGTTTCTCCTGTGGTATGCCCGGCGACATAAGATCTCCTGGACCGGTCTGGGCGATACCCTCGTGTGTGGAGCTCCGCTCGGCATCTTCTGCGGTCGCATTGCCAACTTCATCAATGGCGAACTCTTTGGCCGGGTGACCACGGTCCCCTGGGCCATGAAGTTCCCCACCGAGCTGCTGCATGAGGACTTCCTCAAACAAGGAGGTTCCGGTGCTGTTGTCGATGCTTTACCCCTCGGCATTCAACACAGCCCGGACATCATCGCTTGGTTCCAAACCCAACATGGAGGTGTGGAGGCACTGGAAAACCTCCTGCATCCACGGCATCCCTCCCAGCTTTATGAGGCCTTAGGTGAAGGCTTGTTCCTCTCTGCCATCCTGCTCGCCGTCCGCCTGCGTTATCCTCGCCTGCCTCATGGCATCCTGACCGGGCTGTTCTTCATCCTGTATGCGCTCGCCCGCATCAGCCTGGAGTTCGTCCGCCAGCCGGACTCCGGCTCAGAAGCCATCCTCGGCCTGACCCGTGGCCAGTTTTTCTCGGTCTTCATGATCGTCATTGGCCTCGCCTTCCTGGCCTTTGGCTGGAGTCGTGGGCCGACACGTCCCGCCCAAGCGTAGGCAAAGTCGATTTTCATGCCGTGCTGGACTG
Proteins encoded in this region:
- the lgt gene encoding prolipoprotein diacylglyceryl transferase translates to MTTAHLAYYLHDLSPYVIRFSDSFAVHWYGLAYVLGFYLAYRVMLFLAQRGLSEIKPAQVADFITMVALFGVVLGGRLGYMLLYDWDHFIREPWTLFLLNRGGMASHGGIVGVALFLLWYARRHKISWTGLGDTLVCGAPLGIFCGRIANFINGELFGRVTTVPWAMKFPTELLHEDFLKQGGSGAVVDALPLGIQHSPDIIAWFQTQHGGVEALENLLHPRHPSQLYEALGEGLFLSAILLAVRLRYPRLPHGILTGLFFILYALARISLEFVRQPDSGSEAILGLTRGQFFSVFMIVIGLAFLAFGWSRGPTRPAQA